ctaaaaattcatggggaatggaaaatatttagaagtgcaAAAACGTTTTcgctttttgtatggacgatcgcgtagtatacttccctcttaatgacactgtgcgagcgggactgCAATACGAataggcgggtcaatgtacgaaattcttcgtgatTAGCGTCCTCACTTTAGAATTCGAGATCTTACTGTTTTGTATAGATTGGTTCAAAAATtgtttcctttttagggttccgtagtcaactaggaacccttatagtttcgccatgtccgtctgtctgtctgtctgtctgtccgagcctttgatcagtttagctgtttttgagttatcgcaaaaaatttccccttcatagtaaaaagtcTTACTTTAATCAGGtatactgattatgcaaatttgccatttgtttaactcgcgtgaaaggtaccgtttcatcccttggttaacaatttactatactttaagctccagtttagcttattgtgacggaagagtaactacggaaccctacactgagcgtggcccgacatgctcttggccggtttttataatatgaCATTAATACCTTCATATTGATGTTTACTTAGGTCTTATCTAACAAAGTCATTTTTTTGGGTAATTTAAACTATGACACACGAGTATTttaccttaatatatatttacaaataacgtAGTcaatcatttatatttatttatgacccTCCAAAGCGGGCCTACTCGTGAACGCATGTTGTTGAATTGATGCGTTTGAATTATTGATCAAATGTCCGTcgttttatatacaattttatttcaataccgAGGAAGTATATTATTCAGCGAGTAGTAAATTTTAGTAGGCATAAAATGCTCCGAGCCTATAGTAAACTTGAACAACGATCATGCCCCGCATGCGTGAATGTTCATTACATGTTCAAATTGATGGTGATGCCTACCTTCTCATCTTCGGTAGGTACGAGAAATTGTCAAGTAATAAATACATTCGCATACTTTATCGTCTCCTGTAGGCACTTGCGAGTTCAGTAATAAATAGAATACATACCAACATATGTTTAGCAGTTTTCCCTTTAACAGGTTTGTAATGCAGTAAAACAtggttaatttatttagttaaaaatgTCCAAACGAAGATAAAATCCTGCAATATTACgtaaaaaaatcctaaatatattaaattcagCCTCAATGTTCTAAAATAAAAGGATTGTTactacctttttagggttccgtagccaaatggcataaaacggaacccttatagtttcgccatgtccgtctgtctgtctgtctgtctgtctgtctgtctgtccgaggctttgctccgtggtcgttagtgctagaaagctgaaatttggcatggatatataaatcaataaagccgagaaagtcgtacaataaaatctaaaaatttaatttttttagggtacctcccgtACAGGTAAaatgggggtgaattttttttttcgcttcaaccctagagtgtggggtatcgttggaaaggtctttcaaaactaataggggttttccagaaacattttttgataaagtgaatatattcggagataatcgctccgaaagaaaaaaaaatgtgtccccccccctctaacttttgaaccataggtccaaaaaatatgaaaaaaaatcgtggaagtagagcttaagaaaggcattaaatgaaaactatagcggatatgatcagtttagctgtttttgagttatcgcaaaaagttttcccttcatagtaaaaagacttattttaattaggtactgattatgcaaatttgcctatttgtttaactcgggtgaaaagtaccgtttcatcccttggttaacaatttactatactttaagctccagtttagcttattgtgtcggaagagtaactacggaaccctacactgagcgtggcccgacatgctcttggccggttattatttgattattgttatagatttcatttcatacaataatgtttataaaatgcaggttatattattcaataatttCTTAATTATCTCTAAGGAGTATGACTAATATAACCTCTATCATCATTCGTCTGTATCAATATGTAGTATATACCCTCAGTAAATCTACTACACGAGATTCAAAGTTGAATCATATACTTATTcagtttattgaataaaaatatcataCATTCAAATCCATAGCGCAGGCTTCTTCGTCTTACATAAAGCTCATCCACCTTacggcccgattagaagaatgagatacgataacgataagttctggtttagatgagttctcatttagatatcgtttgtatgtcgtataattgacagaagcagcttgattcgaACAACCAATGGCATTTTGACGGTAGATATATCGTAGGTAgttcttattgggatcacagcggaatcgaaaaaataaacgtcaattttgacatgtcgtttagctatcgatctttgaaagatctttttaagatcttaaacgtgtcttaatcattcttcgaatcgggccgttaggtTTCATCTGTTTCATCGTTAGTGGAGTACCTCTTTAAGTGGGACAAATTTGCCCATCCCTTAATATGCCTGTTATACAGATTTGTAAtacttatataggtatttttaaagtgatattattatataaaatattgttttatgtacctTAGTCAAGAAATAGTTATTAGATCTTTGTTAGTGAAACTTTAGTTCTTAGTACACTCCGTGTTGGAGTATTATAACATTCAATTAAAATCTGGTTATCTATTGACTATCACGCTTTAGAGATTTATTTGATGGTTCCAGTAGTTTTTAGTAAAGCAGCttatccactcacttgcttcatatttttcagtgacttctattattataataaaataagggggACAGCTGGTAaccacagttaccaaaagcaagtgagtggataaTAAGTAATTGTAAGCTTTGTATTTTGAAAGTTTCTTGTACATCAGGTGCACTATtaccatatttattatttaatgttttcaTACATACGTACAACCCccgaaataatgattttgaatataTCATCAACTTaaggattgaaaaaaaaacaatataagaACTATTTCCATTATTGAATTCCAAAAGTTGTGTCACCACAAGTTGCCAGAGTAAAGGAGAGGAGGAGGAGTCTTGTAAATAAACCGCTGATTATTCTATTTGCGCCGGTGGAACCAATTAAGTAGTTAATATTTCTTAAAGTCTCATTTACTCATCGCCATTTATGTATTGAATGCCAAACGTTATTACAAACAAGTTAGTCAACTTACAGAACTTCGGGGCACGTTGTCTGTAGGATCTGTTAGAAATACCACGTACATACATGATTTTCCACGCCTACTTAATACGAACTGtgttacttactttttttttttcagaaaaaaacatacttagAATTATGTTCTGGTTATCGCGGTGTGTTGATAAGTTgttaactttttacaaaaagatATTTAATTGCGAGTCTGCAACGGAACAGAATAACGTTGGCGTTAAGACTTTCTATGAGGAAACTCATTTACAAGGCAATTacatctttatttcattagtTAGGAGAACTTTTCCTCATTTAATACTCAATTGAGTTCCACGCAGAGTAAATTAATTCATCCCACCCTTTAATTTAATGACATATGCATGAAGAAAAGGAGGCGCTATATTTACTACCCCCTGCCCACCGGTTGCttactaattatatttgttttgattAATCCCTTTGGAACTTTTTATCTGCAACAaagaataattatttacttacttattagtaCAATTTACTATACAAACGTTACTCttgtcatcatcatcttcctcgccttgtcccggcattttgccacggctcatgggagcctgagttccgcttggcaactaatcccaagaattgtcGTAgctactagtttttacgaaagcgacttccatctgaccttccaacctaaaagctaaactaagccttattggaattagaccggtttcctcacgacgttttccttcaccgaaaagcgactggtaaatatcaaatgatatttcgtacataagttgcgaaaaactcattggtttgagccggggtttgaacccacgacctccgggttgcaagtcgcatgctcttaccgcaaggccaccagcgcttctgtaAACTTAACTCTTGTCAGatcaacattttaaatatttttatatgataaataaatgtaagtgAATGATTAGTTTTAATCAATCTAGCTATAGAAGCTGTGAAAATGTAAGCCGAGGTATCAATTTccaaaataagttaaaatcaATCTTCTCAGTTTGTTGTAACCCCCGTTTGTGGGTTTGAGCTTACTTAGGAACAGGACTAGatttaatcagtcttaaaccATTCCAAGACACGTTCTCAAAATCCATGCTTACACGGCCAAAAACTTAAGATAGTTGTCAACACATACAGTGTTGCGCCGTTATCGACAGAAAATGTCGATAAACAACTTAGTGGCGCTATCGTTATCGCTTCAATCTTGCAGAATCGACGGAATTTCCAATATATACCAAGTTAGTTCATGTTGTTACTGTTACAACCTCATTTCATATCACCTATCTTTTACCATAGAGAACATCATCAACGGCGTTCAGTATGTCATAtctgtcattttaattttattgtcaacatatgaataaactattctataaatcttaatgaatatgtaatttatatcaGTGGCGACGAGGATTAAAACAAAACTCGTTACAAAATGAACAGCGAACAATTTGACAAGTTTCTTACATTGCAAGCTACACAACAGAAGCAAATATCAGACATATTACAATTGCTGTTATCGCAACAGCAAAACGCAACTGCCGCGGCTCCTACACCAACAACGACAAACGGCACGGAGTCACCTAGTTTTTCGAATACTAACGGTAACAGAAACAATGTTTACAACGGTTTTAAGAGCGACAAATTCAATCCAGACGATACCGCGGTTGAAAAATTTATTGACTATTTCGAAACAAAATGCAAACTTTGGGGCGAGGATGCACGCAACATACAGAAGGAACTACTTTTCACCTGCCTCTCACCGGAGATCTTTCACGAAATAAAGGTTGCACTTACACCACACTTTGAAGACAGTACATACGCGGATGTACGAAATAAACTGATGGACCTATTTAGAATAAAACGCACAAGATATAGAGCATTAACGGACTTTTGGAACTGCATACGTAAAGAAAATGAATCTATGGAACATTACGCTAACAGGCTGAAAGAAATAAGCAAAGATTGTGGCTATAGCGATGATCTACTAGAGCGACAGTTACGTGACCGATTTGCAACCGGGCTAAACCACGAACAATTACAGATCGATCTTAAACAAAAATGGCCTGATCTACAAGACATTCAAGAAGGTAAGATGAAAGAAGTGACTTTCTCTCAGATTTTTAGCGTTGCTCAATCTCGGGAACGAGCAGAAGGCGATACAGACACACAGGCCAATGTCAATAAGATTAAAAGAAACTCCAAATCTTACCAGAACACATCACCGCGCAAATTACGGACCCATCAATGTTTGAGATGCGGTGAGCCCGAAAGACACCCATTAAACCAATGTACTGCCAAAACACATACATGCAAACAGTGCAACACACCAGGCCATTTCGAGGACTGCTGCATCAAATCAGGTAAAGCATGCTTACCTAATCGAAACTATAAACAAACAACATTTACCAAAAGAAACAAGCTGAACAAACTTAAGCATGACAGGAGTAGCAGCCACTCGTCTCAATCTTCCTACTCAGACGTCAGCGGAGATGAAACGGACATCGTTTGTCAAATAAGTAAAACGAACAGCAAGGACAGCAAAAAAATCGATGTTTTCATTAACGACATTCCTTGCACGATGGACTGGGATCCCGGTTCTCTCTATTCGATCATTAGTACGCAATTCTGGGCGCGTATCGGAACTCCTTCCCTCATAAAGGCTCCCAGCTTGCGCGCATATGGAAATACAAGACTCAAACCAAAGGGTCTAACAAACGTTAGCGTACGCATTCAAAATGAGGAAAGACTACTTCCTGTTGTTGTCATGAAGTCAGCAGACCCTATGTTGTTCGGCCTTCAATGGAGCGAAATGTTCCAGATGGATTTTCCAAAACCAGTCTACTCGATCAAGAAAACTCGACAGGAAGCCATTACACTAAAACAAATTCTGGACAAGCATACAACACTCTTCGACGGAAAACTTGGAAAAGTAAAAGATTATCAAGTAAACATACACATCAAGCCCGATGCACAACCGAAACACATCACAGCCAGATCAATTAAATTCTCAATGAAGAAAAACATAGAAGTTGAACTGGATCGTTTGGTTGAAGAAGGAATTATAACCAAAGTAGACCCAAATATGACTCCGATCCAGTGGGCAACACCGACAGTTAACGTGGTGAAAACCAATGGCCAGATCAGAATCTGTGGTGATTTCCGCAGCACACTCAACCCTGTTCTGATAACACACGCACACCCTGTTCCTTTGTTTGATCAACTACGCCAGAGTCTAGCGGAGGgtgaaaaattttcaaaaatttaccTAAAAGATGCGTACCTACAATTTGAAATTGAGCCCGAATCTAAACAGTTCTTGACAATATCGACACACAAAGGATACTACACCTACAAccgaatgccatttggcatttcCACGGCCCCATCAATATTCCAACATTATCTTGACAAGCTTCTGGAGGGATTGCCAAATGTAGCAGTCTACTTTGATGACATTGCAGTTACAGGAAAAAACGACAAAGACCACCTTGAAACATTACGTACCGTATTTGAAAGACTGGAACAAGCTGGATTAAAAGTCAATTTAAAGAAATGTACCTTTTTACAACCAGAAGTAGAATATCTTGGGCACACAATTGACAAAAATGGAGTACGCCCTACAAAATCAAAGATAGAAGCTATCAGCAAATCTTCCCCACCAACTAATGCCAAGGAGCTACGATCATTCCTTGGATTAGTCAACTTTTATGAGCGATTTATACCACACTTACACAGTGTATGCGCCGATCTTCACACACTAACAGGGAACAGAATGAAATGGCAATGGACCAACAAGGAAGCTGAGGCTTTTGAACGTGCTAAATTAATGATTGTTCATTCTAAATCACTTGTAGCTTTCAATGATAAGTGCCCACTTTACCTAGCCTGTGATGCTTCAGAGAAGGGCGTGGGCGCAGTGCTTTTTCACATGAGGAATAATATTGAACAACCAATTGCTTTCGCATCACGAAAACTCCGACCAGCAGAGTCAAAGTATTCCGTCATAGACCGCGAAGCTCTCGCAATATTTTTTGGGATTAGAAAATTTGACCAATATCTTCGTGGCACTAAATTTACATTAGTCACGGATCATAAGCCCCTGATATACATTTTGGGATCTCAACGAAACTTACCCAAACTCGCCAACAATCGCCTAGTACGATGGGCTTTAATAATTGGTAGTTATGATTACGACATTAAGTATACAAAAGGTTGCAACAATCTCATCGCAGACTATTTATCCAGGATGCCCAATCCAGAGGAATTACCTTCCAAGTCTGAACTCAAGGTCCACAAAATTGTAGCGCGACTGCAAACTGATAGCATTGGCGATCTTGCATTATCTGAAACCGTTATACGAGATGAAACGCGAAAAGATACTACGCTTAAACGAATAACTAACCTTATAAAAACTGGTTGGCGTGAGCATCAATACTCAAACGATGTAAAACCATACGCCCGGAAGCGCGATGAGTTGTcactagaaaacaaaataatcatGTGGCAAGGCCGTATTGTTGTTCCTGACACTCTGAGGAAACCGACCCTAAAATATCTGCATCTTGGGCACCCAGGCATTTCAGCAATGAGAGCACTGGCACGTTTTTACGTTTGGTGGCCAACTATAGAGGAAGATATAGACACACATGTAAAGACTTGCCACAAATGCCAGGAAAATAGGCCTAATACTTCAGATCTACCAATCTTCTCATGGTCCATGCCAGACCAAGCCTGGGAAAGGATTCACGTCGACTTTGCCGGACCATTCGAAGGTTCATATTGGTTGGTTTTGTCAGATGCTTTTTCTAAATGGATTGAAATCAAGCCGATGACCAAAATAACGACAACCAAACTATGTGATGAACTGGATACAATTTTCACTACCTTTGGTCTACCCCAATTTTTAGTGTCTGACAATGGCCCCCAATTCATTTCTAAAGAATTCCAGGATTACTGTGAAAAAAACGGAATTAAACATATCAAATCGTCACCTTATCATCCGCGGACGAATGGATTAGCCGAAAGGCTTGTGAGGACTTTCAAGACCAGAATGTCGTCAAGCACAAAATGCCTCAAGAAACGTTTAGAACATTTCCTTTTCGCTTATCGCATCACACCCCATAGCACAACTGGCAAAGCGCCGGGCCAGCTAATGTTTGGAAGACAACTAAATTGTCTCCTTGACAATGCCAGACCAAGTGCTAAACGTTCATTACAGTATAGACAAATACAAGCGAATGTTAACTCCGCTGACCAGACTCCAAACTATAGACCGGGTGATGCTGTGTATGTGCGAAGCAGGGAACAGCCGCGATGGGAGCCTGCCACGGTCTCTCGACGCACACATCGATATTCTTATGTTATTAACACTCCAGTTGGGGTGGAGAGGAGGTATCACGCAGACCACATACGACCCCGTCTCCCTGACCTAGAAGAAAGCCCAGCTGAGAGAACTCCTATGGTACCAGTTACATCGTCAACACCAGTATTGCAAGCCAATGGATCGACAGTGCCATGCCCAGGGTCAGAAGCTGGAGCGGAATCTCTTGCAGAAGTTGCCCCAGTTTGCTCTCCTCAGAATGAGGCCGTACCGGCCACAGCCGCTACACCTATGGCACCGCGTCGAAGCCGGCGTACCATTAAACCACCTCGTCGACTAATTGATGAGATGGACGTTTAAATCTTTAGGGCGAACGAATGTTACAACCTCATTTCATATCACCTATCTTTTACCATAGAGAACATCATCAACGGCGTTCAGTATGTCATAtctgtcattttaattttattgtcaacatatgaataaactattctataaatcttaatgaatatgtaatttatatcaGTTACTTTATCGTAGTCAAAGAGACATTGCTGTCTTGTTTATAGTTTCATTGTATTGAACGGCCTAGTTATAGGAAACTTGGGAATTATCTCGctttattacaatacaatacaattatttCATTGTctagcaatttttattttatttcataattggAATTAGACCACAAGGCCTATATTACAAACacgtaattatataaaaaaccggccaagagcatgtcgggccacgctcagtgtagggttccgaagttactcttccgtcacaataagctaaactggagctagttagtta
The nucleotide sequence above comes from Cydia pomonella isolate Wapato2018A chromosome 2, ilCydPomo1, whole genome shotgun sequence. Encoded proteins:
- the LOC133534401 gene encoding uncharacterized protein K02A2.6-like; this translates as MNSEQFDKFLTLQATQQKQISDILQLLLSQQQNATAAAPTPTTTNGTESPSFSNTNGNRNNVYNGFKSDKFNPDDTAVEKFIDYFETKCKLWGEDARNIQKELLFTCLSPEIFHEIKVALTPHFEDSTYADVRNKLMDLFRIKRTRYRALTDFWNCIRKENESMEHYANRLKEISKDCGYSDDLLERQLRDRFATGLNHEQLQIDLKQKWPDLQDIQEGKMKEVTFSQIFSVAQSRERAEGDTDTQANVNKIKRNSKSYQNTSPRKLRTHQCLRCGEPERHPLNQCTAKTHTCKQCNTPGHFEDCCIKSGKACLPNRNYKQTTFTKRNKLNKLKHDRSSSHSSQSSYSDVSGDETDIVCQISKTNSKDSKKIDVFINDIPCTMDWDPGSLYSIISTQFWARIGTPSLIKAPSLRAYGNTRLKPKGLTNVSVRIQNEERLLPVVVMKSADPMLFGLQWSEMFQMDFPKPVYSIKKTRQEAITLKQILDKHTTLFDGKLGKVKDYQVNIHIKPDAQPKHITARSIKFSMKKNIEVELDRLVEEGIITKVDPNMTPIQWATPTVNVVKTNGQIRICGDFRSTLNPVLITHAHPVPLFDQLRQSLAEGEKFSKIYLKDAYLQFEIEPESKQFLTISTHKGYYTYNRMPFGISTAPSIFQHYLDKLLEGLPNVAVYFDDIAVTGKNDKDHLETLRTVFERLEQAGLKVNLKKCTFLQPEVEYLGHTIDKNGVRPTKSKIEAISKSSPPTNAKELRSFLGLVNFYERFIPHLHSVCADLHTLTGNRMKWQWTNKEAEAFERAKLMIVHSKSLVAFNDKCPLYLACDASEKGVGAVLFHMRNNIEQPIAFASRKLRPAESKYSVIDREALAIFFGIRKFDQYLRGTKFTLVTDHKPLIYILGSQRNLPKLANNRLVRWALIIGSYDYDIKYTKGCNNLIADYLSRMPNPEELPSKSELKVHKIVARLQTDSIGDLALSETVIRDETRKDTTLKRITNLIKTGWREHQYSNDVKPYARKRDELSLENKIIMWQGRIVVPDTLRKPTLKYLHLGHPGISAMRALARFYVWWPTIEEDIDTHVKTCHKCQENRPNTSDLPIFSWSMPDQAWERIHVDFAGPFEGSYWLVLSDAFSKWIEIKPMTKITTTKLCDELDTIFTTFGLPQFLVSDNGPQFISKEFQDYCEKNGIKHIKSSPYHPRTNGLAERLVRTFKTRMSSSTKCLKKRLEHFLFAYRITPHSTTGKAPGQLMFGRQLNCLLDNARPSAKRSLQYRQIQANVNSADQTPNYRPGDAVYVRSREQPRWEPATVSRRTHRYSYVINTPVGVERRYHADHIRPRLPDLEESPAERTPMVPVTSSTPVLQANGSTVPCPGSEAGAESLAEVAPVCSPQNEAVPATAATPMAPRRSRRTIKPPRRLIDEMDV